In Phaseolus vulgaris cultivar G19833 chromosome 10, P. vulgaris v2.0, whole genome shotgun sequence, a single genomic region encodes these proteins:
- the LOC137818541 gene encoding protein trichome birefringence-like 25 — protein sequence MVKRVRSDSGPLSLQKHNHMCVKLGVSIFLVGLAVRLLLWDSFSFSSVVESPPLEDAKAVSPVLSSSDLQPFDSDDFPESNQNQTQISKDEKCDLFVGEWVPDKSGPEYTNESCRVIEPHQNCMKNGRPDSGYLNWRWSPRNCELPKFNPKKFLKFMRNKSLSFIGDSISRNHVQSLLCILSKVEPAVEIYHDKEYRSKIWKFRSHNFTLSVIWTPFLVKAAIFEDMNGVTSSEIQLYVDTLDQWTHQYENFDYVVIGGGKWFLKTAIYHENRTVTGCHYCPGKNLTELGFDYAYRKVLQEVFKFFTNSNHKATVLFRTTTPDHFENGEWFSGGYCNRTVPFKEGQIHMIDVDSIMRGIELEEFEKATSLGSQRVNLKLLDTTLLSLLRPDGHPGPYRKFQPFAKDKNAKVQNDCLHWCLPGPIDSWNDIIMQMIVNA from the exons ATGGTGAAGAGAGTGAGGTCTGATTCGGGACCATTGTCCTTGCAAAAGCACAACCATATGTGTGTCAAGTTAGGAGTCTCAATTTTCTTGGTGGGTCTCGCTGTTCGCCTTCTCTTGTGGGATTCATTCAGTTTCTCATCAGTGGTGGAGTCACCTCCTCTAGAAGATGCAAAAGCAGTTTCCCCTGTTTTATCTTCCTCTGATCTTCAGCCTTTTGATTCTGATGACTTTCCCGAAAGTAATCAGAATCAGACTCAAATCTCTAAGGATG AAAAATGTGATCTTTTTGTGGGAGAATGGGTGCCAGACAAATCTGGGCCTGAGTACACTAATGAGAGCTGCCGTGTGATTGAACCTCATCAAAATTGTATGAAGAATGGACGTCCTGATTCAGGGTACCTTAACTGGAGATGGAGTCCAAGAAACTGTGAATTGCCCAAGTTCAATCCCAAGAAGTTTCTTAAGTTCATGAGAAACAAATCATTGTCTTTCATTGGTGATTCCATCTCCCGTAACCATGTTCAGTCCCTACTTTGCATTCTCTCAAAG GTGGAACCAGCTGTTGAAATCTACCATGACAAGGAATATAGATCAAAGATATGGAAATTTCGCTCTCATAACTTCACACTCTCAGTAATCTGGACCCCTTTCCTTGTTAAAGCAGCTATATTTGAGGACATGAATGGAGTTACCTCATCAGAGATACAACTTTATGTTGACACTCTAGACCAGTGGACCCACCAATATGAGAACTTTGACTATGTTGTCATTGGTGGTGGAAAATGGTTTCTCAAGACTGCAATATACCATGAAAACAGAACAGTCACTGGCTGCCACTACTGCCCTGGAAAGAACTTAACAGAGCTAGGATTTGACTACGCATACCGCAAAGTATTACAAGAAGTTTTCAAGTTCTTCACAAACTCTAACCACAAGGCCACTGTTCTCTTCAGAACCACCACACCTGACCACTTTGAGAATGGGGAGTGGTTTAGTGGAGGGTACTGCAACAGAACTGTACCCTTCAAAGAGGGTCAGATACATATGATAGATGTGGATTCCATCATGAGAGGTATTGAACTTGAAGAGTTTGAGAAGGCAACTTCCCTAGGATCTCAAAGGGTGAACTTGAAACTTTTGGACACAACTCTGCTTTCATTGCTGAGACCAGATGGACATCCTGGACCTTACAGGAAGTTCCAACCATTTGCAAAAGACAAGAATGCTAAAGTTCAGAATGATTGTCTACATTGGTGTTTGCCAGGACCAATTGACTCATGGAATGACATAATAATGCAAATGATAGTCAATGCCTAA
- the LOC137818486 gene encoding probable WRKY transcription factor 53: protein MEESTKCEQVGVIGELMLGEELTKKLYSQLFPSSSVSSSSSSSTSSRDTNEVLIEKIISTMEKAIAMVNCMANVGESKAKNGSMMDSHCSFINGSPKSEVMEPEVEHRDVSKKRKTMPRRRDQVKVCLETAEGTKEDGYSWRKYGQKDILGAKFPRAYYRCTYRNIQGCLATKQVQKSDEDPMVNEITYIGRHTCTQASHLSKAVVSPSKTKTVIEENQHQTNQKNQPQQEKIEHPPEKIFSFGSQVEVKVEDLDHKQGIFPSFCFSSPSIGSENEDNSNIFPYSMIENNLMESFSPAFISPTTSESDMFCHWESTGLGQSVHSSTSDITDIVSTPTSVTNSPIMDFDFLLDKIDFDIDFPMATTELCT from the exons ATGGAAGAGAGTACGAAGTGTGAACAAGTTGGTGTCATTGGTGAGTTAATGCTAGGGGAGGAGCTAACAAAGAAGCTTTATAGCCAACTATTCCCATCATCTTCtgtatcatcatcatcatcatcatccaccTCATCTCGTGACACAAATGAAGTCTTAATTGAGAAAATAATTTCCACCATGGAGAAGGCAATTGCCATGGTGAATTGTATGGCTAATGTAGGAGAAAGTAAGGCAAAGAATGGCAGCATGATGGATTCCCATTGCTCTTTTATAAATGGTAGCCCCAAAAGTGAGGTCATGGAGCCTGAGGTTGAGCACAGAGATGTCTCTAAGAAAAG AAAGACCATGCCAAGGCGGAGAGACCAAGTGAAGGTGTGCTTGGAAACAGCAGAAGGAACTAAGGAAGATGGCTATAGCTGGAGAAAATATGGGCAGAAGGATATTCTTGGAGCCAAGTTTCCAAG GGCATATTACAGATGCACATATAGAAACATACAAGGATGTCTGGCCACTAAGCAAGTGCAAAAGTCAGATGAAGATCCAATGGTAAACGAGATAACATACATAGGGAGACACACATGCACCCAAGCAAGTCACTTGAGCAAGGCAGTGGTATCCCCATCAAAAACCAAGACGGTAATCGAAGAAAACCAGCACCAAACCAATCAAAAGAATCAACCGCAGCAAGAGAAAATAGAGCACCCCCCAGAGAAAATTTTCTCCTTTGGATCACAAGTTGAAGTTAAAGTAGAGGACTTGGACCACAAGCAGGGCATATTCCCATCATTTTGCTTCTCTTCTCCATCAATAGGGTCAGAAAACGAGGACAACAGCAACATATTCCCGTACTCCATGATTGAGAACAACTTAATGGAAAGCTTCTCTCCTGCATTCATATCTCCAACAACTTCAGAATCAGACATGTTCTGCCACTGGGAGAGCACTGGACTAGGCCAAAGTGTGCATAGCTCCACTTCAGATATCACTGATATAGTTTCCACACCAACTTCAGTCACCAATTCACCAATAATGGACTTTGATTTCTTGCTTGATAAGATCGATTTCGACATAGATTTCCCTATGGCAACCACAGAACTTTGCACGTGA